Below is a window of Comamonadaceae bacterium M7527 DNA.
TCACGCGTGGCGCAGGCCCTGGACGACATAGAGACGAGTACGCAGCAGGCAGCATCTGGTGCTGAGCAGGGTTCTGCGGCATCAACCGAGTTGGCCGCGCAAGCTGTCGCGCTCATGGAGGTGGCACAGGATTTGAGCCGAATGGTGGGGACAAAGGCTTAGTTTGCCGCCTTTGTGTGTTCAACCCATGCTTTGTCGCCCCAGCTGGCAGGCAAGTCACCAGGCCTGTTCACCAGCACAGTAGGGCAGCACAGTAGGGCAGCTGCAAGTGCATGGCGGCTTGTGGCGGGCTGTGAAGAATTGTGGTGAAAGCGCGTCACATCAGTCAGATTGGGCGGTGGCAACGTGGCTGACTTGACTAAATATGTGCTAAAATCATGGGCTTGGCGGAAATTCGTCTGCCATTGATTTTTAGAGGTATCTATGTACGCGGTCATAAAAACCGGTGGCAAACAGTATCGTGTTGCTGCCGGTGAAAAAATTAAAGTAGAACAGATTGCTGCGGAAGTGGGTCAAGAGATTGTGTTGGATCAGGTGTTGGCAGTCGGTAACGGCTCAGACATCAAGATCGGCGCTCCCTTGGTCGCTGGTGCAGTAGTAACGGCCACTGTGGTTTCCCACGGTCGCGGCGACAAGGTTCGCATTTTCAAAATGCGTCGTCGTAAGCACTATCAAAAGCGCCAAGGCCATCGTCAAAACTACACAGAGCTGGCTATCGGCTCTATCAACGCATAAAGGTTGAGTAACCATGGCACAGAAAAAAGGCGGCGGCTCAACGCGTAACGGACGTGATTCCAATCCAAAAATGCTGGGTGTCAAGGCATTCGGCGGCGAATTGGTAACGGCCGGCTCTATCATCGTGCGTCAGCGCGGTACACGTTTCCACCCCGGTTCCAATGTTGGTATCGGCAAGGACCACACTTTGTTTGCAACCGTTGACGGTCACGTTGAGTTTGCAGTCAAAGGTGCGCGCAACAACAGCGTTGTGAACATCAAGGCAATTGCCTAAAGACTGGTTAGTGGACAGCTCAATGCTGACAGACACGCTTTGCGGCGGTGTTTGTCGGCTTTAAGCCTCATTAAAAAAAGGTCCTGTTGGGGCCTTTTTTTATTGCATGGTTTGCAATGCACACAAAGCGGTGGTCAGCCACCTAAAATCACACTATGAAATTTGTAGACGAAGCCACGATTGATATTGCCGCCGGTGATGGGGGCAATGGCTGTGCTTCGTTCCGCCACGAGAAGTACAAGGAGTTTGGCGGCCCCGACGGGGGCGACGGCGGCAGAGGTGGACACGTGTTCGCTATTGCCGACGTAGCACTCAATACATTGGTTGATTTTCGATTCGCCAGGCGCTTTGAGGGCAAGCGCGGTGAGCACGGCATGGGTTCAGACCTGTTTGGCGCAAAGGGCGACGACGTGGTGCTCAAAATGCCTGTGGGCACCATCATCACAGACGCGGAAACCGGCGAGGTGTTGCATGAGTTGCTGGTGCCAGGTGAAAAGATTGTGTTGGCCAAGGGTGGTGACGGTGGTTTTGGCAACCTGCACTACAAAAGCTCGACCAACCGTGCGCCACGCCAAAAAACATTGGGCTACGAGGGCGAGCGCCTAACCGTCAAGTTGGAGCTTAAAGTGCTGGCAGACGTGGGTTTGCTGGGCATGCCCAATGCGGGCAAGTCCACACTGA
It encodes the following:
- the rpmA gene encoding 50S ribosomal protein L27; translation: MAQKKGGGSTRNGRDSNPKMLGVKAFGGELVTAGSIIVRQRGTRFHPGSNVGIGKDHTLFATVDGHVEFAVKGARNNSVVNIKAIA
- the rplU gene encoding 50S ribosomal protein L21, whose translation is MYAVIKTGGKQYRVAAGEKIKVEQIAAEVGQEIVLDQVLAVGNGSDIKIGAPLVAGAVVTATVVSHGRGDKVRIFKMRRRKHYQKRQGHRQNYTELAIGSINA